The proteins below are encoded in one region of Ursus arctos isolate Adak ecotype North America unplaced genomic scaffold, UrsArc2.0 scaffold_24, whole genome shotgun sequence:
- the P4HB gene encoding protein disulfide-isomerase gives MLRRALLCLALAALTRAGAAAPEEEDHVLVLHKGNFEEALAAHKYLLVEFYAPWCGHCKALAPEYAKAAGKLKAEGSEIRLAKVDATEESDLAQQYGVRGYPTIKFFKNGDTAAPREYTAGREAEDIVNWLKKRTGPAATTLPDGAAAEALLESSEVTVIGFFKDVESDFAKQFLLAAEAIDDIPFGITSNSDVFSKYQLDKDGVVLFKKFDEGRNNFEGDVTKDKLLDFIKHNQLPLVIEFTEQTAPKIFGGEIKTHILLFLPKSVSDYDGKLSNFKKAAERFKGKILFIFIDSDHTDNQRILEFFGLKKEECPAVRLITLEEEMTKYKPESDELTAEKIEEFCHRFLEGKIKPHLMSQELPEDWDKQPVKVLVGKNFEEVAFDEKKNVFVEFYAPWCGHCKQLAPIWDKLGETYKDHENIVIAKMDSTANEVEAVKVHSFPTLKFFPASADRTVIDYNGERTLDGFKKFLESGGQDGAGDDDDLEDLEEAEEPDLEEEDGQKAVRDEL, from the exons ATGCTGCGCCGCGCTCTGCTCTGCCTGGCCCTGGCCGCGTTGACGCGCGCGGGCGCCGCCGCCCCGGAGGAGGAGGACCACGTCCTGGTGCTCCACAAGGGCAACTTCGAGGAGGCGCTGGCGGCCCACAAGTACCTGCTGGTGGAGTTCT ATGCCCCTTGGTGTGGCCACTGCAAGGCTCTGGCCCCCGAGTACGCCAAAGCCGCTGGGAAACTGAAGGCGGAGGGTTCGGAGATCAGGCTGGCAAAGGTCGATGCCACGGAAGAGTCTGACCTAGCCCAGCAGTACGGTGTCCGTGGCTACCCTACGATCAAGTTCTTCAAGAACGGAGACACAGCTGCTCCCAGGGAGTACACAG CTGGCAGAGAAGCCGAGGACATCGTGAACTGGCTGAAGAAGCGCACGGGCCCTGCTGCCACCACACTGCCCGACGGGGCCGCCGCGGAGGCCTTGCTGGAGTCCAGCGAGGTGACCGTCATTGGCTTCTTCAAG GACGTGGAGTCGGACTTTGCCAAGCAGTTCTTGCTGGCAGCAGAGGCCATCGATGACATACCTTTTGGGATCACATCCAACAGTGATGTGTTCTCCAAATACCAGCTGGACAAGGACGGGGTTGTGCTCTTCAAGAAG TTTGACGAAGGCCGCAACAACTTTGAGGGGGACGTCACCAAGGACAAGTTGCTGGACTTCATCAAGCACAACCAGCTGCCGCTGGTCATTGAGTTCACGGAGCAG ACAGCCCCAAAGATCTTCGGAGGTGAAATCAAGACCCACATCCTGCTGTTCCTGCCCAAGAGCGTGTCTGACTACGATGGCAAACTGAGCAACTTCAAGAAGGCCGCTGAACGCTTCAAGGGGAAG atCCTGTTCATCTTCATCGACAGTGACCACACTGACAACCAGCGTATCCTCGAGTTCTTCGGCCTCAAGAAGGAGGAGTGCCCCGCCGTGCGCCTCATTACCCTGGAGGAGGAGATGACCAAGTACAAGCCCGAGTCGGACGAGCTGACGGCAGAGAAGATCGAGGAGTTCTGCCACCGCTTCCTGGAGGGCAAGATCAAG CCACACCTCATGAGCCAGGAGCTGCCTGAAGACTGGGACAAGCAGCCCGTCAAGGTGCTAGTCGGGAAAAACTTTGAAGAAGTTGCCTTTGACGAGAAAAAGAATGTCTTTGTGGAATTCT ATGCCCCGTGGTGTGGGCACTGCAAACAGCTGGCTCCCATTTGGGATAAGTTGGGAGAGACGTACAAGGACCATGAAAACATCGTCATCGCCAAGATGGACTCGACGGCCAACGAGGTGGAAGCCGTGAAAGTGCACAGCTTCCCCACACTGAAGTTCTTCCCGGCCAGCGCGGACAGGACG GTCATTGATTACAATGGGGAGCGGACATTAGACGGTTTTAAGAAATTCTTGGAGAGTGGTGGCCAGGACGGGGCCGGGGACGATGAC gaTCTGGAAGATCTGGAAGAAGCGGAAGAGCCTgacctggaggaggaggacggtCAGAAAGCTGTGAGAGATGAGCTGTGA